From the Bacillota bacterium genome, the window CCCGGTAGGGGCACAAAAGGAGGAATGCGGCTTGGCACTGCTTTCGGCTAAGGACCGGTCGTACCTTCAGACCCTGTTCGCCAAGGTACCGAAGAAGGCAAAGGTGCTCGTTTTTACCGACGGCAAGGACGGTAAGGGCGCCTGCCAGTACTGCGGCCAGACGGTGGAGCTCATCCAGGAACTGGCAGGCCTGAGCGACCGTGTCGAGTACGAGGTCGTGGATATCGGCGAGTCGCCGGAAAAGGCGCAGCTTTACGACGTGGACAAGGTGCCGGCGCTGGTGCTGCTGCGAGAGGACGGCACCGATACCCGCGCCAGGTATTTCGGTATCCCGGCGGGGTACGAGTTCGGCAGCCTCGTCGAGGACCTGGTGGACATCTCCAACGAGAAGACGCGGCTTTCTGACGCGACCCGGGAGAGGCTGAGCCAGGTCTCCGAGCCGGTTCACATCCAGGTCTTCGTCACGCCGACGTGCCCGTACTGCCCGAAGGCCGTGCGGCTCGCGCATCAGTTCGCCATGGAGAGCCCGTTCATCCGGGCCGACATGGTGGAGGCGCTGGAGTTCCCCGAACTGGCCGACCGGTACGGGGTCTACGGGGTCCCCAAGACGGTCATCAACGACAAGGAGGAGGTCGAGGGCGCCGTTCCCGAGGCCGTGATGCTGCAGTACGTGCTGGCGGCGGTCGGCATGGGGGAGTCGCCCGAGGACCCTTGGGGTGCGGCCGCGCAGGGCGAAGACGGGGAGCACCATCACCACCACGATCACGACGGGCACGGCCACTGAAGGTGGCGCCGGGGCCGGAAAGCTGGAAAGAGGAAGAGGGATGGCTTGGAGGCGGCGGCTGATCGTGGTGGGCGGGGTAGCGGCCGGCATGAGCGCCGCCTCCCGCGCCCGCCGGCTCGATCCGCACCTGGAGATCCTGGTTTTTGAGCGCACGGGATACGTCTCGTTCGGCTCGTGCGGCCTGCCTTACTACATCGGGGGGCTGGTGGGCAACGCCGAAGACCTGGTGGTCTACCCGCCCCGGTTCTTCAAGGAGAAGCGCGATATTGACGTGTTCGTCGGGCACCAGGTAACCGGTATCTTCCCCCGGGATGGGCGGGTCACGGTGCGCCGGCTTGCGGACGGGGCGGAGCTCGAGTTCGGGTACGACGCCTTGGTCCTTGCCACCGGTGCCTACGCCGTACGTCCCCGCGTGCCCGGGGTCAACCGGCCCGGCGTCTTCGTGCTGCGGGTGCTGGAAGACGGCATGGCGCT encodes:
- a CDS encoding thioredoxin family protein, coding for MALLSAKDRSYLQTLFAKVPKKAKVLVFTDGKDGKGACQYCGQTVELIQELAGLSDRVEYEVVDIGESPEKAQLYDVDKVPALVLLREDGTDTRARYFGIPAGYEFGSLVEDLVDISNEKTRLSDATRERLSQVSEPVHIQVFVTPTCPYCPKAVRLAHQFAMESPFIRADMVEALEFPELADRYGVYGVPKTVINDKEEVEGAVPEAVMLQYVLAAVGMGESPEDPWGAAAQGEDGEHHHHHDHDGHGH